Proteins co-encoded in one Bradyrhizobium sp. 170 genomic window:
- a CDS encoding winged helix-turn-helix domain-containing protein: MKAGPDIAMVASLVGDPARSNMLTALMTGRALTASELAHQAGITPQTASSHLAKLEAGGLIEPEKQGRHRYYRLTGPDVAHVLEGLAGLAERAGHTRVRTGPKEPALRRARICYDHLAGDLGVQMLDSLRKQRLVRQTKQDIELTGEGKRFMAQALQIDTEALAHPRRPVCKACLDWSERRHHLAGTLGAAVMNRFTELNWAARDPAPGSRVVNFTRTGEKRFAALFGNEPA; this comes from the coding sequence ATGAAAGCAGGCCCCGACATCGCCATGGTCGCCTCTCTCGTCGGCGATCCCGCGCGCTCCAACATGCTGACTGCGCTGATGACCGGTCGCGCGCTGACCGCGAGCGAGCTGGCGCACCAGGCCGGCATCACGCCGCAGACCGCGAGTTCGCATCTGGCGAAACTCGAGGCCGGCGGCCTGATCGAGCCGGAAAAACAGGGCCGTCACCGCTACTACCGCCTCACCGGCCCCGATGTCGCGCATGTGCTCGAAGGCCTTGCGGGTCTCGCGGAGCGCGCCGGCCACACCCGCGTGCGCACGGGACCGAAGGAGCCGGCGCTGCGGCGAGCGCGGATCTGCTACGACCATCTCGCCGGCGATCTCGGCGTGCAGATGCTCGACAGCCTGCGCAAGCAGCGGCTGGTCCGGCAAACCAAACAGGACATCGAGCTCACCGGCGAAGGCAAGCGCTTCATGGCGCAGGCGCTGCAAATCGACACCGAGGCGCTGGCGCATCCGCGCAGGCCGGTGTGCAAGGCCTGCCTCGACTGGAGCGAACGGCGGCATCACCTCGCCGGCACGCTGGGTGCAGCCGTGATGAACCGGTTCACCGAATTGAACTGGGCGGCGCGCGATCCCGCGCCGGGCAGCCGTGTCGTGAATTTTACACGCACCGGTGAAAAACGCTTCGCCGCACTGTTCGGGAACGAGCCGGCTTAA
- a CDS encoding alpha/beta hydrolase, protein MRRILAGVLTVALCIQPLLPAGAAESGQREPYGIGLEGFAYPYPVHMLPLVNDGEQLRMAYMDVAPAQPNGRTVVLLHGRNFPSSYWAPVIKTLNDAGYRVVVPDQIGFGKSSKPLADLHFDTLARNTIALLDHLGVAKADIVAHSLGGMLGVRIARAYPDRIAHLVLTAPIGLEDYRLYVPPTPTEKILENEDKLTADGYRKQLETNYALKLPPEQVTPFIDARFNIKGSAEYPRWLRAFVSSAQMIYREPVAHEIPLITQPTLFVMGADDHNAPGRANAPEALRAKMGQNAELAKAVAARMANGRAEVVPNAGHLVFLEAPARYSELVLGFLAVAP, encoded by the coding sequence ATGCGACGAATTCTTGCCGGCGTGCTCACCGTCGCCCTTTGCATCCAGCCTTTGCTGCCGGCCGGAGCCGCGGAAAGCGGGCAGCGCGAACCCTACGGCATCGGTCTCGAAGGTTTTGCCTATCCCTACCCCGTCCACATGCTGCCGCTCGTCAACGACGGCGAACAGTTACGGATGGCCTATATGGACGTAGCTCCCGCGCAGCCGAACGGGCGCACCGTGGTGCTGCTGCATGGCCGAAATTTTCCATCGAGCTATTGGGCGCCGGTCATCAAGACGCTGAACGATGCCGGCTATCGCGTGGTGGTGCCGGATCAGATCGGCTTCGGCAAATCCTCCAAGCCGCTAGCCGACCTGCATTTCGATACGCTGGCGCGCAACACGATCGCACTGCTCGATCATCTCGGAGTAGCCAAGGCCGACATCGTGGCGCATTCGCTCGGCGGCATGCTCGGCGTCCGGATCGCGCGCGCCTATCCCGACCGGATCGCCCATCTGGTGCTGACCGCCCCGATCGGCCTGGAGGATTATCGGCTCTACGTGCCGCCGACGCCAACCGAGAAGATTTTGGAGAACGAGGACAAGCTCACCGCCGACGGCTATCGCAAGCAGCTCGAGACCAACTACGCGCTAAAGCTGCCGCCCGAACAGGTCACACCCTTCATCGACGCGCGTTTCAACATCAAGGGCAGCGCCGAATATCCGCGCTGGCTGCGCGCCTTCGTCAGCTCGGCGCAAATGATCTACCGCGAGCCTGTCGCGCACGAGATACCGCTGATCACGCAGCCGACGCTGTTCGTGATGGGCGCCGACGATCACAACGCGCCGGGTAGGGCCAATGCGCCGGAGGCACTGCGCGCGAAAATGGGACAGAATGCCGAGCTGGCCAAAGCCGTCGCCGCCAGGATGGCGAACGGCCGGGCCGAGGTGGTGCCGAATGCCGGCCATCTTGTATTTCTGGAGGCGCCGGCCAGGTACAGCGAACTGGTGCTCGGATTTCTGGCTGTAGCCCCATGA
- a CDS encoding glycerophosphodiester phosphodiesterase family protein: protein MPARHRSALLAALCLLTAAVPALADEIMLPREPQIGPRPFYLVDKMKDGPLKQQLSQCTGPFRKTDFSIGHRGAALEFPEHTKESYVAAARMGAGIIECDVTFTKDRELVCRHSQCDLHTTTNILTVPELAAKCSQAFSPADPATGKKASAKCCTSDITLAEFRTLTAKMDGFNADAKTPEEYQNGTPRWRTDLYANSGTLMTHDESIALIKSLGAKFTPELKAPEVAMPFDGDYTQEKYASQMLNAYKKAGIPPSDVFAQSFNLADVLYWVKTEPAFGAQAVYLEDRYEKQGLDPNKPETWKPSMAELKAQGVAILGPPIWTMLTLNDRREIVPSEYAKAAKAAGLDLIGWSLERDGPLHKGGGFYHKSIRSAVDRDGDTLTVLDVLAKQVGVRGMFSDWPATTTFYASCTGMK, encoded by the coding sequence ATGCCTGCCCGCCATCGCTCCGCCCTTCTTGCAGCCCTGTGCCTGTTGACGGCAGCCGTTCCCGCTCTTGCCGACGAGATCATGCTGCCGCGCGAGCCGCAGATCGGGCCGCGGCCGTTTTATCTGGTCGACAAGATGAAGGACGGGCCGCTGAAGCAACAGCTCAGCCAATGCACCGGGCCGTTTCGCAAGACCGACTTTTCCATCGGCCACCGCGGCGCGGCGCTGGAGTTTCCCGAGCACACGAAAGAGTCTTATGTGGCGGCCGCCCGGATGGGCGCCGGCATCATCGAATGCGACGTGACCTTTACCAAAGACCGCGAACTGGTCTGCCGCCATTCGCAATGCGACCTGCACACCACGACCAACATCCTGACGGTGCCGGAGCTTGCCGCAAAATGCTCGCAAGCGTTCAGCCCGGCCGACCCGGCAACCGGCAAGAAGGCGTCGGCGAAATGCTGCACCAGCGACATCACGCTCGCCGAATTCCGCACGTTGACCGCGAAGATGGACGGCTTCAACGCGGATGCGAAGACGCCGGAGGAATACCAGAACGGCACGCCGCGCTGGCGCACGGATCTTTACGCCAATTCGGGCACGCTGATGACGCATGACGAGAGCATCGCGCTGATCAAGAGCTTAGGCGCCAAATTCACGCCGGAGCTGAAGGCGCCCGAAGTGGCGATGCCGTTCGACGGCGACTACACCCAGGAGAAATATGCTTCGCAAATGCTGAACGCCTACAAGAAGGCCGGCATTCCCCCAAGCGACGTGTTTGCGCAAAGCTTCAATCTCGCCGACGTACTCTATTGGGTGAAGACCGAGCCGGCGTTCGGGGCGCAGGCGGTGTATCTTGAGGATCGCTACGAGAAGCAGGGTCTCGATCCCAATAAGCCCGAGACCTGGAAACCCTCGATGGCGGAATTGAAAGCGCAAGGCGTCGCGATCCTCGGACCGCCGATCTGGACCATGCTGACGCTGAACGACAGACGCGAAATCGTCCCGTCCGAATACGCCAAGGCCGCGAAGGCCGCAGGCCTCGACCTGATCGGCTGGTCGCTGGAGCGCGACGGCCCGCTGCACAAGGGCGGCGGCTTCTATCACAAATCGATCAGATCAGCGGTCGATCGCGACGGCGATACGCTGACGGTGCTGGACGTGCTCGCAAAACAGGTCGGCGTGCGCGGCATGTTCTCGGACTGGCCGGCGACGACGACGTTCTATGCGAGTTGTACGGGGATGAAGTGA
- a CDS encoding isocitrate lyase/phosphoenolpyruvate mutase family protein — protein MLTPADKRAAFRKLHESGCFIIPNPFDVGSAVALQHLGFKALASTSAGFAWTIGKADNRVTVDDVCDHLTAICAAVDIPVNADFEDGFAHEPDKVGVNVTRAVKTGVAGLSIEDFTGDNAKPLFDRALAVDRISAARKAIDADNSGVLLTGRCEAFLRGQKDLTLVIDRLTAYAEAGADCLYAPGITTAEEISAVVKAVHPKPVNLLVGAAGPSLKAASDLGVRRISVGASLARMAWAGFMKASKEMAEQGTFAEFANGYSGGELNKMFS, from the coding sequence ATGCTGACACCTGCTGACAAACGCGCCGCATTCAGGAAATTGCACGAGAGCGGGTGCTTCATCATCCCCAATCCCTTTGATGTCGGCAGCGCGGTAGCCTTGCAGCATCTCGGCTTCAAGGCGCTGGCTTCGACGAGTGCGGGCTTTGCCTGGACGATTGGCAAGGCCGACAACCGCGTCACCGTCGACGACGTCTGCGACCATCTCACCGCGATCTGCGCGGCGGTCGATATTCCCGTTAATGCCGATTTCGAGGACGGCTTTGCGCACGAGCCGGACAAGGTCGGCGTCAATGTCACGCGCGCCGTCAAGACCGGCGTGGCCGGCCTTTCGATCGAGGATTTTACCGGCGACAACGCAAAACCCCTGTTCGATCGTGCGCTCGCGGTCGATCGTATCAGCGCGGCGCGCAAGGCCATCGATGCCGACAATAGCGGCGTCCTGCTCACCGGCCGCTGCGAGGCGTTTTTGCGCGGGCAGAAGGATCTGACGCTCGTGATCGACCGGCTCACCGCCTATGCCGAGGCGGGCGCCGATTGCCTCTATGCGCCCGGCATCACGACGGCTGAAGAGATTTCGGCTGTCGTGAAGGCGGTGCATCCAAAACCCGTCAATCTCCTGGTCGGCGCGGCCGGCCCGTCGCTGAAGGCGGCCTCCGATCTCGGCGTGCGCCGGATCAGCGTCGGCGCCTCGCTGGCGCGGATGGCATGGGCCGGCTTCATGAAGGCATCAAAGGAGATGGCGGAGCAGGGGACGTTCGCCGAATTCGCGAACGGTTATTCCGGTGGTGAACTCAACAAGATGTTCAGCTAG
- a CDS encoding twin-arginine translocation signal domain-containing protein, producing the protein MERRHFLKLAFGFAAGGIALAASAQAAPLMPAPLADDAKLPANPDAQPAVTSGEEVDRLTPEEVRWGRGRGRHRGWGRRRWGWRRRHWGWRRRRWRRRYWGWHRRRRWRRRYWRRRRYYW; encoded by the coding sequence ATGGAACGCCGCCACTTTCTGAAACTCGCCTTTGGATTTGCCGCGGGCGGCATCGCGCTTGCAGCGAGCGCGCAGGCCGCGCCGCTGATGCCGGCGCCGCTCGCCGACGACGCCAAACTGCCCGCCAATCCCGATGCTCAACCCGCCGTCACGTCGGGCGAGGAGGTCGATCGCCTCACGCCGGAAGAAGTGCGCTGGGGCCGCGGCCGCGGCCGTCATCGCGGCTGGGGCCGCCGACGCTGGGGCTGGCGTCGCCGGCACTGGGGGTGGCGCCGCCGCCGTTGGCGTCGCAGGTATTGGGGCTGGCATCGCCGCCGTCGTTGGCGCCGCCGCTACTGGCGTCGTCGTCGTTACTACTGGTAA
- a CDS encoding NIPSNAP family protein → MTITVFIRYQLDPFKRAQFEQYSKNWLTIIPKCGGDLIGYWMPHEGTNNIAFALISFESLAAYESYRARLRADSEGMANFNFAEKNKFILTEERTFLRKVVA, encoded by the coding sequence ATGACCATCACCGTTTTCATCCGCTACCAGCTCGATCCGTTCAAGCGCGCTCAGTTCGAGCAGTACTCAAAAAACTGGCTCACCATCATCCCGAAATGCGGCGGCGACCTCATCGGCTACTGGATGCCGCACGAAGGCACCAACAACATCGCGTTTGCGCTGATCTCGTTCGAGAGCCTCGCCGCCTATGAAAGCTACCGCGCGCGGTTGCGCGCCGACAGCGAAGGCATGGCCAATTTCAATTTCGCCGAGAAGAACAAGTTCATCCTCACTGAGGAGCGGACGTTCCTGCGCAAGGTCGTGGCGTGA
- a CDS encoding c-type cytochrome: protein MRTILARVLLCTALAIGEVHAQSRVEPTAEDIARGKALTDAGDCASCHTADPAKPFAGGKRIDTPFGGIYSPNLTPDRETGLGAWSDDDFYRALRFGMARDGSRYYPAFPYPNFTRLTRQDIFAIRAYLATLTPVSNAPRASELRWPYNYRVVMRGWNWLFFKPGILMPDQQKSAEWNRGRYLVEGVSHCGACHTPKNMFGADKRGQAYGGGRVDGMFAPRLDGAERSGLKSWSVEDITEYLQSGRNGRSHAGELMSEVVVNSTSKMSDADVRAIAVYLKDLPAGAPEPKVTPPPPAQMAEGAKLYNGACIACHEDDGSGAPRIYPPLPGNANLQSADALSTLRIILDGAQTVTTPRAPNKGSMPAYAAKMTDQQIADVTNFIRNAWGNAAPLVTADEVAKARKAR from the coding sequence ATGCGGACGATTCTCGCTCGCGTGCTTTTGTGCACTGCGCTCGCCATTGGCGAAGTCCACGCCCAGTCGAGGGTCGAGCCGACCGCAGAGGATATCGCGCGCGGCAAGGCGCTGACCGACGCCGGCGACTGTGCAAGCTGCCATACCGCCGATCCCGCAAAACCGTTCGCCGGGGGCAAGCGGATCGATACCCCGTTCGGCGGCATCTATTCGCCCAATCTGACGCCGGACCGCGAGACGGGCTTGGGCGCCTGGAGCGATGACGACTTCTACCGCGCGTTACGGTTCGGGATGGCGCGCGACGGCTCGCGCTATTATCCGGCCTTCCCCTATCCGAACTTCACCAGGCTGACGCGCCAGGACATTTTTGCCATCCGCGCCTATCTGGCGACGCTGACGCCGGTGAGCAATGCGCCGCGCGCGTCCGAGCTGCGCTGGCCGTACAATTATCGCGTCGTCATGCGCGGCTGGAACTGGCTGTTCTTCAAGCCCGGCATTTTGATGCCGGACCAGCAGAAGAGCGCGGAGTGGAATCGCGGGCGCTATCTGGTCGAGGGCGTCAGCCATTGCGGCGCCTGCCATACGCCGAAGAACATGTTTGGCGCCGACAAACGCGGCCAGGCTTACGGCGGCGGGCGGGTCGACGGCATGTTCGCGCCGCGGCTGGACGGCGCCGAGCGCAGCGGCCTGAAATCCTGGAGCGTGGAAGACATCACCGAGTATCTGCAGAGCGGCCGCAACGGCAGGAGCCATGCCGGCGAACTGATGTCGGAGGTCGTGGTCAATTCGACCTCGAAGATGAGCGATGCGGATGTCCGCGCCATCGCGGTCTACCTGAAAGACCTGCCGGCCGGCGCTCCCGAGCCGAAGGTCACCCCGCCTCCGCCGGCGCAAATGGCGGAGGGCGCGAAGCTCTATAATGGCGCCTGCATCGCCTGCCACGAGGACGATGGATCAGGCGCGCCGCGGATCTACCCACCGCTGCCCGGCAACGCCAACCTGCAATCGGCTGACGCCTTGAGCACGCTGCGCATCATCCTGGACGGCGCACAGACCGTGACGACGCCGCGCGCGCCCAACAAGGGATCGATGCCGGCCTATGCCGCAAAGATGACCGACCAGCAGATTGCCGACGTGACGAACTTCATCCGCAACGCCTGGGGCAATGCGGCCCCGCTGGTGACGGCGGATGAAGTCGCGAAGGCGCGAAAGGCAAGATAG
- a CDS encoding trimeric intracellular cation channel family protein, which translates to MWSLPPGDTVLHLLSYVALTAQAMTAALAAGRRSMDWAGVCMLGCITALGGGTIRDVLLGHYPLVWVQNPSYLALTAVAAFATILIARHVHRLNTAFLVLDAIGLVVFTMAGCDVAWQMNASLPIVIVAGMITGCAGGVLRDILCNDVPLLFRSELYASVSVVTGLFYATAFGLNLNAQVWTALTFALGLTLRLLAIRYKWEMPKFVFNGEPR; encoded by the coding sequence ATGTGGAGCCTGCCGCCCGGCGATACCGTTCTGCATTTGCTGTCCTATGTGGCGCTGACCGCGCAGGCCATGACCGCCGCACTCGCGGCGGGCCGGCGCAGCATGGACTGGGCTGGCGTATGCATGCTCGGCTGCATTACGGCGCTCGGCGGCGGCACCATTCGCGACGTGCTGCTAGGACACTATCCACTGGTCTGGGTGCAGAACCCTTCCTATCTCGCGCTGACGGCGGTAGCGGCATTCGCCACCATCCTGATCGCGCGGCACGTGCACCGGCTCAATACGGCGTTTCTGGTGCTCGATGCGATCGGGCTGGTCGTGTTCACCATGGCCGGCTGCGATGTCGCCTGGCAGATGAATGCCTCGCTGCCGATCGTGATCGTGGCGGGCATGATCACCGGCTGCGCCGGCGGCGTGCTGCGCGACATTCTTTGCAACGACGTGCCGCTGTTGTTTCGCTCTGAACTCTACGCCAGCGTCTCCGTCGTGACCGGACTGTTCTATGCCACCGCCTTCGGGCTCAACCTCAATGCCCAGGTCTGGACCGCGCTGACCTTTGCGCTCGGTCTCACGCTGCGCCTGCTGGCGATCCGCTACAAATGGGAAATGCCGAAATTCGTGTTCAATGGTGAACCGCGCTGA
- a CDS encoding indolepyruvate ferredoxin oxidoreductase family protein — MGINQGPISLDQKYTQGTGHIFLTGIQALVRLPMAQIRRDRAAGLNTAGFISGYRGSPLGGYDQQLFAARKHLEQYNIKFQPGVNEDLAATAIWGSQQLNLSPGAKYDGAVGIWYGKGPGVDRCGDVFRHGNTAGSAKNGGVLCLAGDDHGAKSSTVPHQSDHAFISALMPYLYPSSIHEIIEMGLLGIAMSRYSGCWVGMKVITETVETTAEIDLTDEMTPFAIPTDFEMPPGGLNLRWPDDRYAQDLRLQDYKGYAAIAFARANKINRITMDSPNARYGIMASGKSYEDIRQALRELGITEEVAAKIGLRLYKIGMPWPLEPEGVRNFAVGLEEIFIIEERREIVENQVKQELFNWRDDVRPRIVGKMDDHDKRFLTFAAELSVASLASSLTERLLRLNLNPEIAAMLRAKADWFNGRQATQMQAVAPVTRTPYFCSGCPHNSSTKVPEGSRAFAGIGCHFMALWMDRNTETYTHMGGEGVPWVGVAPFTKEEHVFANLGDGTYFHSGSLAIRQAIASGANITYKLLYNDATAMTGGQHVDGELSPQQITFQLHSEGIRNIYLVSESPAAYPASDIAPGVKVAHRDELDAVQRTCRTLKGTSAIVFVQTCAAEKRRRRKRGLMEDPARRVMINPAVCEGCGDCSVQSNCISVEPLETEMGRKRTINQSTCNKDYSCLKGFCPSFVTIDGGKPRRRAPANLGDTGLGDIGDLPEPASFPSLQRPYNIAVGGVGGTGVLTIGALLGMAAHIEGKASMILDMSGLAQKGGAVLSHVRLSEHTADVTCSRIVTGTADLVMAADEVVAAAKDTITLCEASRTVGVINTHVIPTADFILNRDFNFQSRKVNHVLETELRKDSSFYDFTKPAEALLGDSIATNIMMLGYAYQKGLLPLSAKAILQAIEVNGVSIKMNTQAFQLGRLAAADPARLEAMMKGQDETVAPKTLDAMSLDEVIAHRSAHLADYQNAALADRYRGLVKRVRDAATNGGYGDALPRAVAVNYAKLLAYKDEYEVARLFTDGRFEKQLRDQFEGDFKFNFNLAPPILGGGKDALGRPKKRAFGAWMMPVFRTLAKLRFLRGTPFDIFGHSADRKLERDLIAGYEKDVATVLGLLSPVTHDTAVEILSLPDRIRGYGPVKEKAVQDAKVRYTQLAADLANPPPAPRQIAAE, encoded by the coding sequence ATGGGAATCAACCAGGGTCCGATCAGTCTCGATCAGAAATACACCCAAGGTACCGGCCACATCTTCCTGACCGGCATCCAGGCGCTGGTCCGCCTGCCGATGGCCCAGATTCGCCGCGACCGTGCCGCGGGGCTGAACACCGCCGGCTTCATCTCCGGCTATCGCGGCTCTCCCTTGGGCGGCTACGACCAGCAGCTCTTCGCCGCGCGAAAACACCTCGAACAGTACAACATCAAGTTCCAGCCCGGCGTGAACGAGGACCTCGCGGCCACCGCGATCTGGGGCTCGCAGCAGCTCAATCTCTCGCCCGGCGCCAAATATGATGGCGCGGTCGGCATCTGGTACGGCAAGGGCCCTGGCGTCGACCGCTGCGGCGACGTCTTCCGCCACGGCAATACAGCAGGCTCGGCCAAAAATGGCGGCGTGCTTTGCCTCGCGGGCGACGACCACGGCGCAAAGTCCTCGACCGTCCCGCATCAGTCGGACCACGCCTTCATCTCCGCGCTGATGCCTTATCTTTATCCCTCCAGCATCCACGAAATAATCGAGATGGGCCTCTTGGGTATCGCAATGTCGCGCTACTCTGGCTGCTGGGTCGGCATGAAGGTGATCACCGAGACGGTGGAAACCACCGCCGAGATCGACCTCACCGACGAGATGACCCCCTTCGCGATCCCAACCGATTTCGAGATGCCGCCGGGTGGACTCAACCTGCGCTGGCCTGATGATCGTTATGCGCAGGACCTGCGCCTGCAGGACTACAAGGGCTATGCGGCGATCGCGTTTGCGCGCGCCAACAAGATCAACCGCATCACCATGGATTCGCCGAATGCCCGCTACGGCATCATGGCATCGGGCAAGAGCTACGAGGACATCCGCCAGGCGCTGCGCGAACTCGGCATCACCGAGGAAGTCGCCGCCAAGATCGGGCTTCGACTTTACAAGATCGGCATGCCCTGGCCGCTGGAGCCGGAAGGCGTGCGCAATTTCGCCGTCGGCCTCGAGGAAATCTTCATCATCGAAGAGCGCCGCGAGATCGTCGAAAATCAGGTCAAGCAGGAATTGTTCAACTGGCGCGACGACGTCCGCCCTCGCATCGTCGGCAAGATGGACGATCACGACAAGCGTTTTCTCACTTTCGCCGCCGAACTTTCCGTCGCTTCGCTCGCGAGCTCGCTGACCGAACGGCTGCTTCGGCTTAATCTCAATCCCGAAATCGCCGCGATGCTCCGCGCCAAGGCCGACTGGTTCAACGGCCGGCAGGCGACCCAGATGCAGGCGGTCGCCCCCGTCACCCGCACCCCGTATTTCTGCTCAGGCTGTCCACACAACTCGTCGACCAAGGTGCCCGAGGGCAGCCGCGCCTTCGCGGGCATCGGTTGTCATTTCATGGCGCTGTGGATGGACCGCAACACCGAGACCTACACCCACATGGGGGGCGAGGGCGTGCCGTGGGTCGGCGTCGCACCGTTCACCAAGGAAGAGCACGTATTCGCCAATCTCGGCGACGGCACCTATTTCCACTCCGGCAGCCTCGCGATCCGCCAGGCGATCGCCTCCGGCGCCAATATTACCTACAAGCTCCTCTACAACGATGCCACCGCGATGACCGGCGGCCAGCATGTCGACGGCGAATTGTCGCCGCAGCAGATCACCTTCCAGCTTCATTCCGAAGGCATCCGCAACATCTATCTCGTCTCTGAAAGTCCGGCTGCTTATCCGGCGTCCGACATCGCGCCCGGCGTCAAGGTTGCGCATCGCGACGAACTCGACGCGGTCCAGAGGACCTGCCGGACGCTGAAGGGCACCTCGGCGATCGTCTTCGTGCAGACCTGCGCCGCTGAAAAACGCCGCCGCCGCAAGCGCGGCCTGATGGAAGATCCGGCGCGCCGCGTCATGATCAATCCCGCCGTGTGCGAAGGCTGCGGCGATTGCTCGGTGCAGTCGAACTGCATTTCGGTCGAGCCTTTGGAAACCGAGATGGGCCGCAAGCGCACCATCAACCAGTCGACCTGCAACAAGGACTATTCGTGTCTGAAGGGCTTCTGCCCGTCCTTCGTCACCATCGACGGCGGCAAGCCGCGCCGCCGCGCGCCGGCAAACCTTGGCGACACCGGCCTCGGCGACATCGGCGATCTGCCCGAGCCGGCCTCGTTCCCCTCGCTGCAGCGGCCCTACAACATCGCCGTCGGCGGCGTCGGCGGCACCGGCGTGCTGACGATCGGCGCGCTGCTCGGCATGGCCGCGCATATCGAGGGCAAGGCCAGCATGATCCTCGACATGTCCGGCCTGGCACAAAAGGGCGGCGCGGTGCTCAGCCATGTTCGTCTGTCAGAACATACCGCCGACGTCACCTGTTCGCGCATCGTCACCGGCACCGCCGATCTCGTGATGGCCGCCGACGAGGTGGTGGCTGCCGCCAAGGACACCATCACGCTTTGCGAAGCCAGCCGCACCGTCGGCGTCATCAACACCCACGTCATTCCCACCGCCGACTTCATCCTCAACCGCGATTTCAATTTCCAGAGCCGCAAGGTCAACCACGTGCTGGAAACCGAGCTGCGCAAGGACTCGTCTTTCTACGACTTCACCAAGCCCGCCGAAGCGCTGCTGGGTGACTCCATCGCCACCAACATCATGATGCTGGGCTACGCCTACCAGAAGGGCCTGCTGCCACTGTCGGCAAAGGCTATCCTGCAGGCGATCGAGGTCAACGGCGTCTCGATCAAGATGAACACGCAGGCCTTCCAGCTCGGCCGTCTCGCCGCGGCCGATCCGGCGCGGCTTGAAGCGATGATGAAGGGGCAGGACGAAACGGTCGCGCCCAAGACGCTGGACGCGATGTCGCTCGACGAGGTCATCGCCCACCGCAGCGCGCACCTCGCCGATTATCAAAATGCCGCGCTCGCCGACCGCTATCGTGGCCTCGTGAAGCGAGTGCGCGATGCGGCTACCAATGGCGGCTATGGCGATGCGTTGCCGCGCGCAGTCGCGGTCAACTACGCAAAGCTGCTCGCCTACAAGGACGAATACGAAGTCGCACGGCTGTTCACCGATGGCCGCTTCGAAAAGCAACTCCGTGACCAATTCGAAGGCGACTTCAAATTCAACTTCAATCTCGCGCCGCCCATCCTCGGCGGCGGCAAGGATGCGCTCGGCCGCCCGAAGAAGCGCGCATTCGGCGCGTGGATGATGCCGGTGTTCCGGACACTTGCAAAACTGCGCTTCCTGCGCGGCACGCCGTTCGACATCTTCGGCCACAGCGCCGACCGCAAGCTCGAGCGCGACCTGATCGCAGGCTACGAGAAGGACGTCGCCACCGTGCTCGGTCTGCTGTCGCCGGTGACGCACGATACCGCAGTCGAAATTCTCTCGCTGCCCGACCGCATCCGCGGCTACGGTCCGGTGAAGGAGAAGGCGGTGCAGGACGCAAAGGTGCGCTACACGCAACTCGCCGCCGACCTCGCCAATCCGCCACCTGCGCCACGGCAGATCGCGGCGGAGTAG
- a CDS encoding cyclase family protein: MEMIDLSRDLFHRTQTHPAHPPVIISVWYDHAEKKRAGNTDFSSKALSIAFSDHAGTHVDAPVHFDCRPGALSIDQMPLEKFYTSGICLDLSHVPLRHAVTVPEMEAALAASGQEIRADDTVLLHMATNERLLGKPGYLHDFPGLAVESGHWLADRGIGMFGVEAVSPARRRRTQLPGPSCMWRTGDHAHGMPCQSRQACGTRSIPLHRLSTQDPRWHRKPHPRRRDLRVNPPKPDGGLRLRSG, encoded by the coding sequence ATGGAAATGATCGATCTGAGCCGTGACCTGTTCCACCGCACGCAGACGCATCCCGCCCACCCTCCCGTGATCATCTCCGTGTGGTACGACCACGCCGAGAAGAAGCGCGCGGGAAACACGGACTTTTCCTCCAAAGCTTTGTCCATCGCCTTCAGCGATCATGCGGGAACACACGTGGATGCGCCGGTGCACTTCGATTGCCGTCCCGGTGCCCTTTCAATCGATCAGATGCCGCTGGAGAAATTTTATACGTCTGGCATCTGTCTTGATCTGTCCCACGTACCGTTGCGCCATGCCGTGACGGTCCCGGAAATGGAAGCGGCCCTGGCGGCTTCCGGGCAGGAAATCCGCGCCGACGACACCGTGCTGCTGCACATGGCCACCAACGAGCGCCTGTTGGGTAAGCCGGGCTACCTCCACGATTTCCCCGGTCTCGCGGTGGAAAGCGGGCATTGGCTGGCCGACCGGGGCATCGGCATGTTTGGTGTGGAGGCGGTGAGCCCAGCCCGCCGAAGGCGAACCCAACTTCCAGGCCCATCTTGCATGTGGCGAACGGGGGATCACGCACATGGAATGCCTTGCCAATCTCGACAAGCTTGTGGGACGCGGTCGATTCCGCTTCATCGGCTTTCCACTCAAGATCCGCGGTGGCACCGCAAGCCCCATCCGCGCCGTCGCGATCTTCGAGTGAACCCGCCAAAACCTGATGGTGGGTTACGCCTGCGCTCAGGATAG